Proteins encoded in a region of the Acidobacteriota bacterium genome:
- a CDS encoding universal stress protein, which translates to MKILIAYDGSNFADAAIDDLTRAGLSSEAEAVLMCITDAWEIPEIIDRVTTSGGKVSQENTELLRRHVNDALENTRRLAETAAAKVQALFPGWSVRTEVRTGKPAWEIITFADDWQPDLVVVGSHGRGFVERAVLGSVSMKVLHESRTSVRIARERRSAVGDPLRILIAVDGSQNADLCVETVVGRNWPEDTEFRLITADDDPASRPETAVLDLVPEGKEDSDEAKAWVERVLNSPARRMQQTGRTISQNCRWGDARRVILDEAIDWKADCIFIGARGLSRFRRLLIGSVSATVAARAECSVEVVRMAQPEC; encoded by the coding sequence ATGAAAATACTGATTGCCTACGATGGTTCCAATTTTGCTGATGCCGCGATCGATGATCTGACGCGTGCGGGCCTTTCGAGCGAAGCCGAAGCGGTCTTAATGTGCATCACTGATGCATGGGAGATACCCGAGATAATCGACCGTGTTACAACATCCGGCGGCAAGGTGTCCCAGGAAAACACCGAACTTCTTCGCCGCCACGTTAATGATGCTCTCGAGAACACTCGGCGGCTTGCCGAGACCGCTGCCGCAAAGGTCCAGGCCCTTTTTCCCGGGTGGAGTGTTCGCACCGAGGTCCGGACCGGCAAGCCCGCCTGGGAGATCATCACCTTTGCCGATGATTGGCAGCCGGACCTCGTCGTCGTCGGCTCGCACGGCCGCGGATTCGTCGAGCGTGCCGTCCTCGGAAGCGTCTCGATGAAGGTCCTGCACGAGTCTCGGACGTCTGTCCGGATCGCCCGCGAGCGTCGGTCGGCCGTTGGCGATCCGTTGCGGATACTAATCGCGGTCGATGGTTCGCAGAATGCCGACCTTTGTGTCGAAACGGTCGTCGGGCGAAACTGGCCGGAAGATACCGAGTTCCGGTTGATCACTGCGGATGACGATCCAGCATCCAGGCCCGAAACCGCGGTTTTGGACCTTGTCCCAGAGGGCAAAGAAGATTCTGACGAAGCAAAGGCGTGGGTCGAGCGTGTCCTCAACTCACCAGCCCGCCGAATGCAGCAAACGGGAAGAACCATCTCGCAGAACTGCCGTTGGGGCGATGCCCGCCGCGTGATACTCGACGAAGCGATCGACTGGAAAGCCGATTGCATATTCATCGGGGCCCGCGGGCTTAGCCGCTTTCGACGATTGCTTATCGGCAGCGTATCGGCGACGGTCGCGGCCCGGGCCGAATGCTCGGTCGAGGTCGTGCGTATGGCTCAACCCGAGTGTTAA
- a CDS encoding glycosyl hydrolase, translating into MKPLLTAIFVLISAFGVSAQWIKQSVETKASFRGLSVVSERVVWASGTGGTVIRTTDGGKVWSVMTVPGAEKLDFRDIEAFDANTAYILSIGNGDASRIYKTTDGGKTWELQFTNKDEKAFYDAIACWDRNNCIAMSDPVGEFYQLIVTMDGGKTWKFTGLDKMPRAKAGEAAFAASGTCLIVNGKSDVFLVTGGNDARVFRSNDRGLSWFVAETPVTKGTPGSGIFSVTFRNGLHGTAVGGNYEKPADAANNLAFTRDGGKTWYAGEGLSGYRSAVAYIDSRTLIAVGTNGTDLSSDRGATWKKIGDENLNAVAAKGRRSVWAVGPAGSVYRLSGR; encoded by the coding sequence ATGAAACCTCTACTTACCGCCATATTCGTACTCATTTCGGCCTTCGGTGTTTCTGCTCAATGGATAAAGCAGTCGGTCGAGACCAAGGCCTCTTTTCGCGGGCTTTCGGTCGTGAGTGAACGTGTCGTTTGGGCGAGCGGCACGGGCGGAACGGTGATCAGGACGACGGACGGCGGCAAGGTTTGGAGCGTGATGACGGTTCCGGGAGCTGAGAAGCTCGACTTCCGCGACATCGAAGCCTTTGACGCGAATACGGCCTATATCCTCAGCATCGGCAATGGCGATGCCTCGCGTATTTATAAAACCACCGACGGCGGCAAGACCTGGGAATTGCAGTTCACGAACAAGGACGAAAAGGCGTTCTACGACGCGATCGCCTGTTGGGACCGCAATAATTGCATTGCGATGAGCGACCCGGTCGGCGAGTTCTATCAGCTTATTGTCACCATGGATGGCGGCAAGACGTGGAAGTTCACCGGGCTCGACAAGATGCCGCGGGCGAAGGCCGGCGAAGCAGCGTTTGCCGCGAGCGGCACCTGCCTCATCGTTAATGGCAAGTCGGACGTTTTTCTCGTTACCGGCGGCAACGACGCTCGCGTTTTTCGCTCGAATGACCGCGGGCTCTCGTGGTTCGTTGCCGAAACACCGGTCACCAAAGGCACGCCCGGCAGCGGGATTTTCTCCGTCACCTTTCGCAACGGACTCCACGGGACAGCCGTCGGCGGAAACTACGAAAAACCGGCCGATGCGGCAAACAATCTCGCATTTACCCGCGATGGCGGCAAGACCTGGTACGCCGGCGAGGGGCTCTCCGGCTACCGCTCGGCCGTAGCCTATATCGATAGCAGAACCCTGATCGCCGTCGGCACCAACGGAACAGATCTCTCGAGCGACCGCGGGGCGACGTGGAAAAAGATCGGCGACGAAAACCTCAATGCCGTCGCCGCCAAAGGCCGCCGTTCGGTCTGGGCCGTCGGGCCAGCAGGCTCTGTTTACCGCCTTTCCGGCCGGTAG
- the serA gene encoding phosphoglycerate dehydrogenase, with amino-acid sequence MPAKNTSYPRTKIKILLLENISDAAVREFGLGGYTEVRRLGGAVSEAELVKAVKGVHVLGIRSKTQVTRGVIEAADKLLAIGAFCIGVNQVDLKAATETGVAVFNAPHANTRSVAELIIGLCVMLIRKISDKNTAAHRGEWQKDAKGAYELRGKTIGIIGYGNIGSQVSNMAEALGLHVIYYDIATKLPHGNAKQMRELKELLKRSHIVTLHVPSDATTRNMIDAEAIRSMRKGAILLNYSRGDVVDLAAVRKALKSGKLAGAAVDVFPEEPEKIGDAFECPLQGMPNVILTPHIGGSTEEAQANIGLDVTGKLIKYLDYGTSEGSHTVPPVSLPPQAGTHRILHIHRNIPGVLGEINSRLSGHGINIVGQYLNTNPEIGYVILDVETGISKEAFELLKDIPGTVKARMVY; translated from the coding sequence ATGCCGGCAAAGAATACTAGCTACCCCCGAACAAAGATCAAGATCCTTTTGCTTGAGAATATTTCCGATGCCGCTGTGCGCGAATTTGGCCTCGGCGGTTATACCGAGGTGCGTCGGCTTGGCGGTGCGGTCAGCGAGGCGGAGTTGGTCAAGGCAGTGAAAGGCGTTCATGTGCTTGGCATCCGGTCAAAGACCCAGGTGACACGCGGCGTTATCGAGGCGGCGGACAAACTGCTCGCCATCGGCGCATTCTGCATCGGTGTGAATCAGGTGGACCTCAAGGCCGCAACCGAAACAGGCGTTGCGGTCTTCAACGCACCGCACGCAAATACGCGTTCGGTCGCGGAGTTGATCATTGGGCTTTGCGTGATGCTTATCCGCAAGATCTCCGATAAGAACACGGCCGCCCATCGCGGCGAATGGCAGAAGGACGCGAAAGGTGCCTACGAACTCCGCGGCAAGACCATCGGCATCATCGGCTACGGTAACATCGGCTCGCAGGTCTCGAACATGGCCGAGGCGCTCGGGCTCCACGTCATCTATTACGACATCGCCACAAAGCTCCCGCACGGCAACGCAAAGCAGATGCGGGAGCTTAAGGAACTGCTCAAGCGCTCGCACATCGTCACGCTCCACGTGCCCTCGGACGCGACCACGCGAAACATGATCGACGCCGAGGCCATCCGCTCGATGCGAAAAGGAGCGATCCTGCTCAACTATAGCCGCGGCGACGTCGTTGACCTCGCAGCGGTCCGCAAGGCGTTGAAAAGCGGCAAGCTTGCCGGAGCGGCCGTGGACGTTTTTCCCGAGGAACCCGAGAAGATCGGCGATGCGTTTGAATGCCCGCTGCAGGGGATGCCCAATGTCATCCTGACGCCGCACATCGGCGGCTCGACCGAGGAGGCGCAGGCAAACATCGGGCTCGACGTAACGGGCAAGCTGATCAAATATCTCGATTACGGTACCAGCGAGGGCTCGCACACAGTGCCGCCCGTCTCACTTCCGCCGCAGGCCGGAACGCACCGCATCCTGCACATCCATCGCAATATTCCGGGCGTCCTCGGTGAGATAAACTCGCGGCTCTCCGGACACGGCATTAACATCGTCGGCCAATACCTAAACACGAATCCGGAGATCGGCTATGTCATCCTCGACGTAGAAACCGGCATCTCAAAAGAGGCCTTCGAATTGTTAAAGGATATTCCCGGTACCGTAAAGGCGAGGATGGTATATTAG
- the lpdA gene encoding dihydrolipoyl dehydrogenase, whose amino-acid sequence MAEQFDVTIIGAGPGGYVAAVRGAQLGLKVAIIEKEKDAKLGGTCGLRGCIPTKALLNAAHLYQKAHEFEKFGLKAKEVGYDWAGVQNYKSSIVDKNAAGVTYLMKKNKVTVFNGHGKIAGNGKVEVALADGKKETIETKNIIIATGSVVRPIPGFEVDGKQVVNSDQILELQSVPKSMIVMGSGAVGVEFASVYHRFGCETTVVELLDRIVPIEDADVSKELARAFKKQGIKCETGIKLDKLEKNKKGVKVSGKNAKGEDVTFEAEMLLVAVGRMPYLEGLGLEKTKVVVNPRGTIKVNDYCETDEPGIYAIGDVIDTAWLAHLASKEGILVVEKIAGKKVEPIKPTLVPNCTYCDPEVASVGLTEAKAKEAGYDVKVGKFPFSASGKARILGETDGFVKIVAEKKYDEVLGVHIIGPHATELLAEACVAMALETTADELGRVIHAHPTVSESVMEAAEGVHDMTIHM is encoded by the coding sequence TTGGCAGAACAATTTGACGTAACTATCATCGGTGCCGGCCCCGGCGGCTACGTAGCGGCGGTCCGCGGAGCACAGCTCGGGCTTAAGGTCGCGATCATCGAGAAGGAAAAAGATGCAAAGCTCGGCGGCACCTGCGGCCTTCGCGGCTGCATCCCGACCAAGGCTCTTCTCAACGCGGCTCATCTTTATCAAAAGGCCCACGAATTTGAGAAGTTCGGATTGAAGGCAAAAGAGGTCGGCTACGATTGGGCCGGGGTCCAGAACTACAAATCCAGCATCGTCGATAAGAACGCCGCCGGCGTGACCTACCTGATGAAAAAGAACAAGGTCACCGTCTTTAACGGCCACGGTAAGATCGCCGGCAATGGCAAGGTCGAGGTCGCACTTGCCGACGGCAAGAAAGAGACGATCGAGACCAAGAACATCATCATCGCTACCGGCTCGGTCGTCCGGCCGATACCGGGCTTTGAAGTCGATGGTAAGCAGGTCGTTAATTCCGACCAGATCCTCGAGCTTCAGAGCGTGCCGAAGTCGATGATCGTAATGGGCTCGGGGGCCGTCGGAGTCGAATTTGCCAGCGTTTATCACCGCTTCGGCTGCGAGACGACCGTTGTCGAATTGCTCGACCGCATCGTGCCGATCGAGGACGCAGACGTCTCGAAAGAACTCGCCCGTGCCTTTAAGAAACAAGGCATCAAATGCGAGACCGGCATCAAGCTCGATAAGCTCGAAAAGAACAAGAAAGGCGTCAAGGTTTCGGGCAAGAATGCCAAGGGCGAGGACGTGACGTTTGAAGCCGAGATGCTGCTCGTCGCCGTCGGCCGCATGCCCTATCTTGAGGGCCTTGGGCTCGAGAAGACAAAGGTCGTCGTCAATCCCCGCGGGACCATCAAGGTCAACGACTATTGCGAGACCGATGAACCGGGCATTTATGCCATCGGCGATGTTATCGATACCGCATGGCTCGCCCACCTCGCCTCAAAGGAAGGCATTCTGGTCGTCGAGAAGATCGCCGGCAAAAAGGTCGAGCCGATCAAGCCGACTCTTGTTCCCAACTGCACCTATTGCGACCCCGAAGTCGCGAGCGTCGGCCTGACCGAAGCCAAGGCGAAAGAGGCCGGCTATGACGTAAAGGTCGGCAAATTCCCGTTCTCGGCGAGCGGTAAGGCACGCATCCTCGGCGAAACCGACGGCTTCGTCAAGATAGTCGCCGAGAAGAAATACGACGAGGTCCTCGGCGTTCACATCATCGGCCCGCACGCGACCGAACTTCTCGCCGAAGCCTGTGTCGCCATGGCTCTTGAGACCACCGCAGACGAACTCGGCCGCGTTATCCACGCCCACCCGACCGTCTCGGAATCGGTAATGGAAGCCGCCGAAGGCGTCCACGACATGACGATCCATATGTAA
- a CDS encoding TonB-dependent receptor: MRSKLTFYKWPFSGLNAKITHVVFMMAIMAVTAIGVLGQTDSGSSAVEGTVTDANGAIVSGATVKVRNAETGLERNVVTDSNGRFSARVLPVGRYEITVSASGFAESRQQNVQLRVGEATPVAISLRPSEVTAEVEVTSGADLIDSETSSTGASIGERLVSDLPVRGRNFTEFVTLTPAVVQEADRSGLVVAGQRSINSNISVDGTDFNDPLQGNQRGGNESVFFFPQSAVREFQVVRSGASAEVGRTNAGFVNVVTKSGTNEIRGEAFYFNRNKYLTSDNAFGRRLDNAQNQFGGSVGGPIVRDRAFFFFSIEQNLLRVPFVVDFNDVPGVPIPAELAELEGEKRGTNNPTALFGRTDFILNPNNTLNLQYTYTRMRGENFDFDSPRQTTAESGNYTRIGSSNGLKGSLVTVFSPNIINEVKGQIATDNRLEEPNSNMPRINIAGFGDIGGNDGRPRQFDSTRFQLANNVSVTAGRHQLRFGFDSNINRVRQRRETRIQGRWDFENRTLGGVPTTGLEQYIAGRPRRFRQTLATSDQELSLFRGTQQEYALFIQDRIKVTDRLTVDAGFRWEAQINPQPDSEYPGIPETGKIPNDLAQFQPRLGMAFDITGDGRSVVRASAGIFTARTPANLFQRVFTNDGFTTREIEIAEPSACRNSADPNRAGCRLRGPDAILTFPNSLTSIPANLAQFAVAPRVFGFDEDFKNPRSFQASATFEQRLTDDIVLSVGYIRNSTWNLQRRLNRNLFPPTIDATGMPIFPTARPIPAISWLSINESTAHSTYDGMTVTVTRRFADRFQFQANYTLAKNTDDDSNERNFSQEPALNPFDLSIEKGPSKQDVRHNMNFSGLIDLGAGFSLSGVLLARSGFPYTPVIGFDTQNDGNDDNDRAIINGRVVGRNSYRQPGFFNLDLRLLKAFRLSETRRIDLSAELFNVTKASNKNFGNDAISFFGTPLPDGSPSNAEAGIPLFAPSTARFGGPRQLQLGIRFIF, encoded by the coding sequence ATGAGATCCAAATTGACGTTCTACAAATGGCCATTTTCCGGCCTGAACGCCAAAATCACACACGTCGTTTTCATGATGGCGATCATGGCCGTGACGGCGATCGGCGTCCTCGGGCAGACCGATTCGGGAAGCTCTGCGGTCGAAGGCACGGTCACAGATGCTAACGGAGCGATCGTTTCCGGTGCGACCGTTAAGGTTCGCAACGCGGAGACTGGCCTCGAACGCAATGTTGTTACTGACAGCAACGGGCGGTTCTCGGCACGAGTGCTTCCGGTTGGCCGGTATGAGATAACCGTTTCTGCCAGTGGGTTTGCAGAAAGCCGTCAGCAAAACGTGCAACTGCGCGTCGGTGAGGCAACCCCGGTCGCCATCTCGCTCCGTCCTTCGGAAGTGACGGCCGAAGTCGAGGTAACCTCCGGCGCCGACCTTATTGATTCTGAGACCTCGTCGACCGGAGCATCGATCGGCGAACGCCTTGTCTCCGATCTTCCGGTTCGCGGTCGAAACTTTACAGAATTTGTAACTCTGACGCCTGCGGTCGTTCAGGAAGCAGACCGCAGCGGACTTGTGGTTGCCGGACAGCGATCGATCAATTCGAACATCTCGGTTGACGGAACGGATTTCAACGATCCCCTTCAGGGCAACCAACGGGGTGGTAACGAATCAGTATTTTTCTTTCCGCAATCGGCCGTCCGTGAGTTTCAGGTGGTTCGTTCGGGAGCGAGTGCAGAGGTCGGCCGGACGAATGCAGGTTTCGTCAATGTCGTAACGAAGTCCGGTACGAACGAGATACGCGGAGAGGCCTTCTACTTCAACCGGAACAAATACCTGACGTCGGACAATGCATTCGGCCGCAGGCTCGACAATGCTCAGAACCAGTTTGGGGGTTCGGTCGGAGGGCCGATCGTCCGCGACCGAGCGTTCTTCTTCTTCAGTATCGAACAGAACCTCCTTCGTGTGCCGTTTGTCGTCGATTTCAACGATGTGCCCGGCGTTCCGATCCCGGCCGAACTTGCCGAACTTGAAGGCGAAAAGCGAGGAACCAACAACCCGACCGCACTTTTTGGCCGGACAGATTTCATCCTAAACCCGAACAACACGCTCAATCTGCAATACACCTACACGCGGATGCGCGGAGAGAATTTTGACTTCGACTCTCCGAGGCAGACAACGGCAGAGAGCGGGAACTACACCCGCATCGGCTCAAGCAATGGCCTAAAAGGATCGCTTGTTACGGTCTTTTCGCCGAACATCATCAACGAGGTGAAAGGGCAGATCGCAACCGATAATCGCCTCGAAGAGCCGAACTCGAACATGCCGCGGATCAATATTGCAGGCTTTGGCGACATTGGCGGCAACGACGGCCGCCCGCGTCAGTTCGATTCGACGCGTTTTCAGCTTGCCAACAACGTGAGCGTGACGGCCGGAAGGCATCAGCTTCGATTTGGATTCGACTCGAACATCAACCGTGTTCGCCAGCGACGAGAAACGCGTATTCAGGGCCGTTGGGATTTTGAGAATCGCACGTTGGGCGGAGTTCCGACCACCGGGCTCGAGCAATACATTGCCGGACGCCCGCGACGGTTTCGCCAGACGCTGGCGACATCGGACCAGGAACTTTCGCTCTTCCGCGGAACACAGCAGGAGTATGCGCTGTTCATTCAGGATCGCATCAAGGTTACTGACCGGTTGACGGTCGATGCCGGGTTCCGATGGGAGGCGCAGATCAACCCACAGCCGGATTCGGAATATCCGGGAATTCCGGAGACAGGAAAGATCCCGAACGACTTGGCTCAGTTTCAACCACGGCTAGGTATGGCGTTCGACATCACGGGCGACGGCCGATCGGTCGTTCGGGCGTCGGCCGGTATCTTTACTGCGCGAACGCCGGCGAACCTCTTTCAAAGGGTCTTTACCAACGATGGATTTACTACACGCGAGATCGAGATCGCAGAGCCTAGCGCCTGCAGAAATTCGGCGGACCCGAATCGTGCAGGCTGCCGGCTCCGCGGGCCGGATGCGATCCTTACCTTTCCGAACTCGCTAACGTCGATCCCGGCGAACCTGGCGCAGTTCGCGGTGGCTCCCCGGGTTTTCGGGTTTGATGAGGATTTCAAGAACCCGCGTTCCTTCCAGGCTTCGGCGACCTTCGAGCAGAGGCTGACGGATGACATCGTCCTTTCGGTCGGGTACATCCGCAATTCCACATGGAACTTGCAGCGGCGGCTTAACCGCAACCTTTTCCCGCCGACGATCGATGCGACCGGTATGCCGATCTTCCCGACGGCCCGTCCGATCCCGGCGATCAGTTGGCTTTCGATCAACGAATCGACGGCCCATTCGACCTACGACGGCATGACCGTGACGGTCACTCGCAGGTTCGCTGACCGATTCCAGTTCCAGGCGAACTACACTCTTGCGAAGAACACGGACGACGACTCGAACGAGCGCAACTTCTCACAGGAACCGGCGCTCAACCCGTTCGATCTTTCGATCGAAAAGGGTCCGTCAAAGCAGGACGTTCGCCACAACATGAATTTCAGCGGGCTTATCGATCTAGGGGCAGGTTTTTCTCTTTCCGGCGTGCTGCTTGCACGTTCCGGGTTTCCGTACACGCCGGTCATCGGTTTTGATACGCAGAACGACGGGAACGACGACAACGATCGTGCGATCATCAACGGCCGTGTCGTTGGCCGCAATTCCTACCGCCAGCCGGGTTTCTTTAATCTCGATCTCCGTTTGCTGAAGGCATTCCGGCTCAGCGAGACGCGACGGATCGACCTCTCGGCGGAACTCTTTAACGTTACAAAGGCTTCGAATAAGAACTTTGGCAACGATGCGATCAGCTTTTTCGGTACACCGCTGCCGGATGGTTCGCCGTCAAACGCGGAGGCGGGGATACCGCTTTTTGCACCGTCAACGGCACGTTTCGGTGGCCCGCGGCAGCTTCAGCTCGGAATCCGGTTCATTTTCTGA
- a CDS encoding sulfurtransferase codes for MKHSEEFIAVVEDAKSRIREVSVAETLERTEAGAVLVDVREDNEWQMGHATDAIHLGRGVIERDIVGQIPNKEKEIILYCGGGYRSALAADMLQKMGYTNVFSMAGGWKAWRDADAPWEMEIPF; via the coding sequence ATGAAACATTCTGAGGAATTCATCGCGGTGGTCGAGGATGCGAAGTCGCGGATCCGGGAAGTTTCAGTAGCTGAGACTCTTGAACGTACCGAGGCCGGTGCAGTGCTGGTCGATGTCCGCGAGGACAACGAATGGCAGATGGGCCACGCGACGGATGCGATCCACCTTGGCCGCGGCGTTATTGAACGCGATATCGTCGGGCAGATACCGAACAAGGAAAAGGAGATCATCCTCTACTGCGGCGGCGGATATCGCTCCGCACTCGCGGCCGATATGCTGCAGAAAATGGGCTACACCAACGTTTTCTCGATGGCCGGCGGCTGGAAAGCATGGCGCGACGCGGACGCTCCGTGGGAAATGGAGATACCGTTCTAA
- a CDS encoding class I SAM-dependent methyltransferase — protein sequence MSEAEQEFDRRARTREIQAEFAARGDVLGWFDALYKEAAGDNEKIPWADLEPNRYLVAYAKKVGLKGDGRKALVIGCGLGDDARYLDDLGFKVKAFDISPTAIEWARRLHADRDITFEVMDLFEPFRGWLGAFDLVLEVYTIQPLPLEMRERTIDAVASFLAPGGELVVVTRGREDDEEPDELPWPMSLQELSRFETHGLVQKFFEVMPGDDETPQPRFVVTYKK from the coding sequence ATGAGCGAAGCGGAACAGGAGTTTGACCGGCGGGCGCGTACCCGCGAGATACAGGCCGAGTTTGCCGCACGCGGCGACGTGCTCGGCTGGTTTGACGCGCTCTACAAGGAAGCGGCCGGCGACAATGAGAAAATACCTTGGGCTGACCTCGAGCCGAACCGGTATCTGGTCGCTTACGCCAAAAAGGTTGGGCTTAAGGGAGACGGGCGAAAGGCGTTGGTCATCGGCTGCGGCCTTGGCGATGACGCCCGCTATCTCGACGACTTAGGCTTTAAGGTGAAGGCATTCGACATCTCGCCGACGGCGATCGAATGGGCCCGGCGGCTGCATGCCGACCGAGATATCACTTTCGAGGTGATGGATCTTTTTGAGCCTTTTCGCGGTTGGCTCGGGGCGTTCGATCTTGTGCTCGAGGTCTATACGATACAGCCGCTGCCGCTCGAGATGCGCGAACGGACGATCGATGCGGTCGCGTCGTTCTTGGCGCCGGGCGGGGAACTGGTGGTCGTTACCCGTGGCAGGGAGGACGACGAGGAACCGGACGAACTTCCGTGGCCAATGTCGCTGCAGGAACTCAGCCGGTTCGAAACGCACGGCTTGGTTCAGAAATTTTTCGAGGTGATGCCGGGCGATGACGAAACGCCGCAGCCGAGATTCGTCGTTACGTACAAAAAGTAA
- a CDS encoding rhodanese-like domain-containing protein: MRAFLVFTIVVLFMSGCETSRTTMDTPPPTKPSAAVMDISPAAAAPKTQEAYAQFVDVRTAFEYKAEHADRAINIPLEELEANLDRIEKNEPVYIICETSRRSREAAEILVSKGYPMVYNIEGGMTAWRAEKLPMAKAAAN, from the coding sequence ATGCGAGCTTTTTTGGTTTTTACTATTGTGGTCTTGTTCATGTCCGGATGTGAAACGTCGCGGACGACGATGGACACGCCGCCTCCGACCAAGCCTTCGGCGGCGGTGATGGATATTTCACCTGCGGCGGCTGCCCCGAAAACACAGGAAGCATACGCCCAGTTCGTGGATGTGCGGACGGCTTTCGAATACAAGGCCGAGCACGCGGACCGGGCGATCAACATTCCGCTCGAAGAGCTCGAGGCGAATCTCGACCGCATCGAGAAGAACGAGCCCGTTTACATCATCTGCGAAACCAGCCGTCGGTCGCGGGAAGCGGCGGAAATACTGGTCAGTAAAGGGTATCCGATGGTCTATAACATTGAGGGCGGGATGACGGCCTGGCGGGCCGAGAAGCTGCCGATGGCCAAGGCGGCGGCAAACTGA
- a CDS encoding TlpA family protein disulfide reductase, with protein MENATEVQPTKPGLKRRLMEWGGYLLAVGLFLFFFAPESWFQFGVTDVSERKPGVAFSLKAFDGGPDWDFSEKRGKVLVVNYWATWCGPCRLETPGLVSFAKEHRDKGVEVVGVTVDEDLSLVGPFIESYGVDYPILLAAYDPNLPPNEMSLPMTFLYDKQGRLAKRYTGYVLESTLRSDTEKLLAE; from the coding sequence ATGGAGAATGCGACAGAGGTGCAGCCCACGAAACCGGGGCTCAAACGACGATTGATGGAATGGGGCGGCTACCTTTTGGCGGTCGGCCTTTTTCTTTTCTTTTTCGCTCCCGAGTCTTGGTTTCAATTTGGCGTTACCGATGTCTCCGAGCGGAAGCCGGGCGTGGCGTTTAGCCTAAAGGCATTCGACGGCGGGCCGGATTGGGACTTCAGCGAAAAACGCGGCAAAGTGTTGGTCGTTAATTATTGGGCAACGTGGTGCGGTCCGTGCCGGCTTGAGACGCCGGGGCTCGTCAGCTTTGCAAAAGAACATCGTGACAAGGGCGTTGAGGTCGTAGGAGTTACGGTGGACGAGGATCTCTCGCTCGTCGGTCCATTTATTGAAAGCTATGGGGTCGATTATCCGATATTGCTCGCGGCGTACGACCCGAACCTGCCGCCGAACGAAATGTCTTTGCCGATGACGTTCCTTTATGACAAGCAGGGCAGGCTTGCCAAGCGATACACCGGGTACGTGCTGGAATCGACCTTGAGGTCAGACACGGAAAAGCTGCTTGCGGAATGA